One genomic region from Sulfurimonas sp. encodes:
- a CDS encoding flagellar protein, translating into MFKLLFSLLLFLNLYASTLFALDIRLQGAKDNFQNYSTLHIKDENKFLCQEIKNDFDEVSKIVCAFSKSPSKKFKPLQNDFFNIQTEIKKKTFFIIITPYKKIKLFPVVFDLSKDDEVFTANAKLSSRWMIIGYNKKIPYLQKDEPSDMAINFPFFLSKDKLPYVGSLDMKGNPVHIKNVGDVSDYLKIKQYYKEKKYEMCLDVIEDVMLEFPTSLFTAEFLYYKIRVSAKLKNDDSVIDSSKIYLREYSSDENVAEVLALSARSYALNGLNSQADYFFDRLFSEHKDSPYSKWGYIYKGEMLEDGGSQTKAIEYYKKALHETASLEIAATAAYKLALYNISNEHSKEANKYIAKIVKAKPDLFASKYEKSLDMIELFTDAGEYFSAASIAQALVDSLDINDDYYESLLKNVAIWLAKTPKKQEALVAVNKYFEIFPDGLYDNEVQVAKDSLFFDESDANVTTKISDYNSLIVTYANDSIGNRAIYEKAKLMCENEMYDDVLEFKDSLLNLDVTTYPDTKNILNDAALGAMKHALQTTKCEKVLSIASQYSISLSDKWDDGIYECAMKGADFLLAKKITSKNLKSKNIEVRKKWLYRYIKVDFATGSYSDVVKASQELLLLIKDDKDSKYKDVYRIVFDTYQRLEKSEKMIKAIVKVQKVFGKSYKDIERYIAVMSVGSQKNDDNIVMQYAQEVMSIQKASESYAQSPFVEFTLYQTYTNKEDYNRALEVIKSLNSLKLSKNDRARQKYLLGTVNEKLWRGEEAQIAYQEAIDADPNSAWAKLAEGAKEN; encoded by the coding sequence TTGTTTAAACTATTGTTTTCTTTACTCTTGTTTTTAAATCTATACGCATCTACACTCTTTGCCCTTGATATAAGACTTCAAGGGGCTAAAGATAACTTCCAAAACTACTCAACACTTCATATAAAAGATGAAAATAAATTTTTATGCCAAGAGATAAAAAATGATTTTGATGAAGTTTCAAAAATTGTTTGTGCTTTTTCTAAATCTCCTTCTAAAAAATTTAAACCTTTACAAAATGATTTTTTTAATATTCAGACCGAAATAAAGAAAAAAACTTTTTTTATCATTATTACTCCATACAAAAAAATAAAATTATTTCCTGTTGTGTTTGATTTAAGTAAAGATGATGAAGTTTTTACAGCAAACGCAAAATTATCAAGCAGATGGATGATAATTGGGTATAACAAAAAAATTCCGTATTTACAAAAAGATGAGCCATCTGATATGGCAATAAATTTCCCATTTTTTCTTTCTAAAGATAAGTTGCCGTATGTTGGAAGTCTAGATATGAAAGGCAATCCGGTACATATAAAAAATGTTGGAGATGTGAGTGATTATCTAAAAATAAAACAATATTATAAAGAAAAAAAATATGAAATGTGTTTAGATGTTATAGAAGATGTTATGCTTGAATTTCCAACTTCTCTTTTTACAGCAGAATTTTTATATTACAAGATTAGGGTAAGTGCGAAACTTAAAAATGATGATAGTGTAATAGACTCTTCAAAAATTTATTTAAGAGAATACTCTTCTGATGAAAATGTTGCAGAAGTTTTAGCACTTTCAGCTAGGTCGTATGCTTTAAATGGCTTAAACTCTCAAGCTGATTATTTTTTTGACAGACTTTTTAGTGAGCATAAAGACTCTCCTTATTCAAAATGGGGTTATATCTACAAAGGGGAAATGCTAGAAGATGGTGGTTCACAAACAAAGGCTATAGAGTACTATAAAAAGGCCTTACATGAAACTGCTAGTTTAGAAATAGCAGCAACAGCAGCATATAAACTAGCACTTTACAACATAAGCAACGAACACAGCAAAGAAGCAAATAAATATATAGCAAAGATTGTAAAAGCAAAACCTGATTTATTTGCTTCTAAATATGAAAAATCATTAGATATGATAGAATTATTTACAGATGCCGGTGAGTATTTTAGTGCGGCATCTATTGCTCAAGCTTTAGTAGATTCACTTGATATAAATGATGATTATTATGAAAGTTTACTTAAAAATGTAGCTATTTGGTTGGCAAAAACCCCTAAAAAACAAGAAGCTTTAGTAGCAGTTAATAAATACTTTGAAATATTTCCAGATGGTTTATATGATAATGAGGTACAAGTTGCAAAAGATTCTTTATTTTTTGATGAGAGTGATGCAAATGTAACTACTAAGATTAGTGATTATAATTCTTTGATTGTTACTTACGCTAATGATAGTATAGGAAATAGAGCTATTTATGAAAAAGCAAAACTTATGTGTGAAAATGAGATGTATGATGATGTTTTAGAATTTAAAGACTCTTTACTTAACCTAGATGTTACTACATATCCTGATACAAAAAATATACTCAACGACGCTGCTTTAGGTGCAATGAAACATGCCTTACAAACAACAAAATGTGAAAAAGTTTTAAGTATAGCAAGTCAATATTCCATCTCTTTATCTGATAAGTGGGACGATGGCATCTATGAATGTGCTATGAAAGGTGCGGACTTTTTACTTGCAAAAAAAATAACAAGTAAAAATTTAAAATCAAAAAATATAGAAGTTAGAAAAAAATGGCTTTATCGTTACATAAAAGTTGATTTTGCTACTGGAAGTTATAGTGATGTTGTTAAAGCCTCTCAAGAGCTACTGCTTCTCATAAAAGATGATAAAGATTCAAAATATAAAGATGTTTATAGAATTGTATTTGATACTTATCAGCGACTTGAAAAAAGCGAAAAAATGATAAAAGCGATAGTTAAAGTACAAAAAGTATTTGGTAAAAGTTATAAAGATATCGAGAGATATATAGCCGTTATGAGTGTCGGTTCTCAGAAAAATGATGATAATATAGTAATGCAATACGCACAAGAAGTTATGAGTATACAAAAAGCATCTGAGTCTTATGCTCAAAGCCCATTTGTTGAGTTTACGCTTTATCAAACTTACACAAATAAAGAAGATTATAACAGAGCCTTAGAGGTTATAAAATCATTAAACAGTTTGAAATTAAGTAAAAATGATAGAGCAAGACAAAAGTATCTGCTTGGAACTGTTAATGAAAAACTATGGAGAGGTGAAGAAGCTCAAATTGCTTATCAAGAAGCCATAGATGCTGATCCAAACTCAGCATGGGCAAAACTAGCCGAAGGTGCTAAGGAAAATTAG
- the nuoL gene encoding NADH-quinone oxidoreductase subunit L has protein sequence MEIFLYIALFSPLVGSLFAALFAASPKTIIAGIIPSALLGVSFLSSTVLLVHVLTTGQSVHVELMTWMETGNLYIPFGFVVDQVSVTMMMVVSLVSTVVHIYAIGYMDHDKSFNRFFAWLSAFVFSMLILVMSDNFAGLFIGWEGVGLCSWGLIGFWYHKESATWAANEAFIMNRIADLGMLIGIFLVYWNTGTLQYAEAFAAMPALDNETLTWMGIFLFIGAMGKSAQFPLHTWLADAMEGPTPVSALIHAATMVTAGVYLVVRASPLYDLIPHVGLFIASLGAFVAIFAASMALVNRDMKKIIAYSTLSQLGYMFAAAGLGAYWVALFHLMAHAFFKALLFLGAGNVMHAMDNELDPFKMGGLKKTMRGTFIMMTLASIALAGIFPFAGFFSKDLILEVAFVDNHYIIYSVLLFTAGLTAFYSFRLIALIFHGEERYKLFGIHPHEAYKFMLVGMSPLLLLAIIAGSFKMTYFEMVTAVLPATEYHIHSALTYWIMTIGTQLFVAAAILFAYKKYAHNNIKVPDGTSALEQTFIYTLLRNQYFIPYIYEEYLVKPYRELSTVLWKQVDQKIVDASVDGVANIFYSAGEGTRGMQSGNLSTMLKWMVVGLVVLLSLAVVFAFAASHPEDIKLLLSGLGV, from the coding sequence ATGGAAATATTTTTATATATTGCACTATTTTCACCATTAGTAGGTTCTTTATTTGCTGCACTTTTTGCGGCATCTCCTAAAACAATAATAGCTGGAATTATTCCAAGTGCTTTGCTTGGAGTATCTTTTTTAAGCAGTACAGTACTTTTAGTTCATGTGCTCACAACAGGACAGAGTGTTCATGTTGAGTTGATGACTTGGATGGAAACAGGAAATTTATATATTCCTTTTGGTTTTGTAGTTGACCAAGTGAGTGTTACAATGATGATGGTTGTTAGTTTAGTTTCAACTGTTGTGCATATTTATGCTATTGGCTATATGGACCATGATAAGTCTTTTAACAGATTTTTTGCTTGGTTATCAGCATTTGTTTTCTCAATGCTAATTCTTGTTATGAGTGATAACTTTGCAGGTCTTTTCATCGGTTGGGAAGGTGTTGGTCTTTGTTCTTGGGGACTTATTGGTTTTTGGTATCACAAAGAGAGTGCTACTTGGGCAGCTAATGAAGCTTTCATTATGAACCGTATAGCTGACCTTGGAATGTTAATCGGAATCTTTTTAGTTTACTGGAATACTGGAACACTTCAGTATGCAGAAGCTTTTGCTGCGATGCCTGCACTAGATAATGAAACGCTAACATGGATGGGTATTTTCTTATTTATCGGTGCTATGGGTAAATCAGCACAATTTCCACTCCACACTTGGTTAGCAGATGCGATGGAAGGTCCTACTCCTGTTTCAGCTCTAATTCATGCTGCGACTATGGTTACTGCAGGTGTTTACTTAGTAGTTCGTGCTAGTCCACTGTATGATTTAATTCCACATGTTGGACTTTTCATAGCTTCTCTTGGTGCATTTGTTGCAATCTTCGCAGCATCTATGGCTCTTGTAAATCGTGATATGAAAAAAATCATTGCTTACTCGACACTATCACAGTTAGGTTATATGTTTGCAGCAGCAGGTCTTGGAGCTTATTGGGTTGCACTATTTCACCTTATGGCTCACGCATTCTTTAAAGCACTTCTGTTTCTTGGTGCTGGTAATGTTATGCACGCGATGGATAATGAACTTGACCCATTTAAAATGGGTGGACTTAAAAAGACAATGAGAGGTACATTTATAATGATGACTCTCGCATCTATCGCATTAGCGGGAATCTTTCCATTTGCTGGGTTCTTTTCAAAAGATCTAATTCTTGAAGTTGCTTTTGTTGATAATCATTACATTATATATTCTGTATTGTTATTTACAGCAGGTCTAACAGCATTCTATTCATTTAGATTAATCGCATTAATCTTTCATGGTGAAGAGAGATATAAACTCTTTGGTATTCATCCACATGAAGCATATAAGTTTATGTTAGTTGGAATGAGTCCACTTTTACTACTTGCAATAATTGCAGGTTCATTTAAAATGACTTATTTTGAAATGGTTACAGCAGTTCTTCCTGCAACTGAGTACCATATTCATAGTGCTTTAACATATTGGATAATGACTATTGGAACACAACTTTTCGTAGCTGCTGCAATTCTTTTTGCGTATAAAAAATATGCGCATAACAATATAAAAGTTCCAGATGGTACATCAGCCCTAGAGCAAACATTTATTTATACACTTTTGAGAAATCAATATTTTATACCTTATATATATGAAGAGTATTTAGTAAAACCATATAGAGAATTATCAACAGTTCTTTGGAAACAAGTTGATCAAAAAATCGTTGATGCATCTGTTGATGGCGTAGCAAATATTTTTTATTCTGCTGGAGAAGGTACACGAGGAATGCAAAGTGGTAATCTTTCTACTATGCTTAAGTGGATGGTAGTAGGTCTTGTTGTCTTATTGTCACTAGCTGTAGTTTTTGCTTTTGCAGCAAGTCACCCTGAAGACATTAAGTTGCTTTTATCAGGTTTAGGAGTTTAA
- the nuoN gene encoding NADH-quinone oxidoreductase subunit NuoN yields the protein MLEPVNVSLESLNLMTLAPMLIPIIGALLILVIDIFKGGLDKTLFVMISLLFLLIDLGAILESAGIFNTDGTVMGVFDVMLIDGLAIISQLIIVGASLLFIPLALTHKRFHEFSYPEFFALFLFMLGGFQFMVATDNLILIFVGLETASLALYTLIAMHNRDKSFEAAVKYFTMGALAAGFFSFGSMVFYALTGSIELNQISAVLAANGYVDIGFVLVGTVFLLAALGFKLSLVPFHTWAPDVYEGASAAMAGFMSIVPKIAVFVVTMRIFEFLIHSGVIWLEVILYIIIVITMTFANIWALVQTDVKRMLAYSSISHAGFVMAAILIGTTQSNSALFLYWILFSFTNLGAFSMLWISRQKHLPAHQSSDHSFNKFAGMIQTSPMAAIIMGLFMLSLAGLPPFALFWGKIYMISSAVTGGYTVLALIMALNSAIAGYYYLKLIVFMFMKDPVINKDGSVFVSNATLPLKTIIGFAVVGTIFAFIIVNPVLEFVTALVYKSGY from the coding sequence ATGTTAGAACCAGTAAATGTATCATTAGAGTCATTAAATCTTATGACTCTCGCACCAATGCTTATACCGATTATTGGTGCTTTGTTAATCTTAGTTATAGACATATTTAAAGGTGGACTAGATAAAACATTATTCGTAATGATAAGTCTTTTATTCCTTTTAATTGATCTGGGAGCTATTTTAGAATCAGCTGGCATATTTAACACCGATGGAACTGTTATGGGTGTTTTTGATGTAATGCTTATAGATGGTTTGGCAATTATTTCTCAACTTATTATTGTTGGGGCATCTTTACTTTTTATTCCTTTAGCATTAACACATAAAAGATTTCATGAATTTTCTTATCCAGAATTTTTCGCACTTTTCTTGTTTATGTTAGGTGGCTTCCAGTTTATGGTAGCAACAGACAACCTAATCTTGATTTTTGTAGGTCTTGAAACTGCGTCTTTAGCACTTTACACGCTTATAGCGATGCACAACCGTGACAAGTCCTTTGAAGCGGCTGTTAAGTATTTTACAATGGGTGCTTTGGCTGCAGGTTTCTTTAGTTTTGGGTCTATGGTATTTTACGCGCTTACAGGCTCTATCGAACTAAATCAAATTTCAGCTGTTTTAGCTGCTAATGGTTATGTTGATATTGGTTTTGTTCTTGTAGGAACAGTGTTCTTATTAGCTGCTTTAGGCTTTAAACTTTCTCTTGTTCCATTTCATACTTGGGCACCTGATGTTTACGAAGGTGCAAGTGCTGCGATGGCAGGTTTTATGTCAATCGTTCCAAAAATTGCGGTATTTGTAGTTACTATGAGAATCTTTGAGTTTTTAATTCATAGTGGAGTTATTTGGTTAGAAGTTATACTTTATATTATTATTGTTATTACTATGACATTTGCAAATATTTGGGCATTGGTTCAAACTGATGTTAAAAGAATGTTGGCATATAGTTCAATCTCTCACGCTGGTTTTGTAATGGCAGCTATCTTAATAGGAACAACACAATCAAATAGTGCCTTGTTTTTATACTGGATTTTATTTAGTTTTACTAACCTTGGTGCATTTAGTATGTTATGGATTTCTCGTCAAAAACATCTACCCGCTCATCAAAGTTCAGACCACAGTTTTAATAAGTTTGCAGGTATGATACAAACATCACCAATGGCAGCTATAATTATGGGACTATTTATGCTTTCATTAGCAGGTTTACCTCCATTTGCATTGTTTTGGGGTAAGATATATATGATTAGTTCAGCAGTAACTGGTGGTTATACAGTCTTAGCCCTTATTATGGCACTTAACTCTGCGATAGCTGGATATTATTACTTAAAACTTATAGTGTTTATGTTTATGAAAGACCCAGTTATAAATAAAGATGGTAGTGTATTTGTTTCAAATGCAACTCTTCCTCTAAAAACTATTATTGGTTTTGCAGTAGTGGGAACTATATTTGCTTTTATTATAGTAAATCCAGTTCTAGAGTTTGTTACCGCACTTGTATATAAAAGTGGGTATTAG
- a CDS encoding phospholipase D-like domain-containing protein — protein MKLFLILLLSINLYAQNTLYFFPKDGQKAIKHIEKLIKNSNNSINIAMYNFGYKKFAKLLNKAHKRGVKINIYYDKKTVDFKNIEAKKLDKKLHTKLAIFDKKIVVFGSPNWTKKSFKENYEVLYITNDKKIVLKFNNFFKSLD, from the coding sequence ATGAAACTATTTTTAATACTACTATTATCTATCAATTTATATGCACAAAACACTCTTTATTTTTTCCCAAAAGATGGGCAAAAGGCTATAAAACATATAGAAAAATTAATCAAAAATTCTAACAATTCCATTAATATAGCTATGTATAATTTTGGATATAAAAAATTTGCTAAACTTTTAAATAAAGCTCATAAGAGAGGAGTTAAAATCAATATCTATTATGATAAAAAAACTGTTGACTTTAAAAATATAGAGGCAAAAAAGTTAGACAAAAAGCTTCATACTAAACTAGCTATTTTTGATAAAAAAATAGTTGTTTTTGGAAGCCCAAACTGGACTAAAAAAAGTTTTAAAGAAAATTATGAGGTTTTATATATTACGAATGATAAAAAAATTGTCTTAAAATTTAATAATTTTTTTAAAAGTTTAGACTAA
- a CDS encoding NADH-quinone oxidoreductase subunit M — MLDNILSILIFFPALAGIFGFAVAKDSMRAYGTAVAFIEFVLSLILWFSFDPSVSGMQFMEHAPLVPAFGINYILGVDGISLFIVVLAAFFTFIGIASLSDTKNVKYLIITLLFLQMTMVGVFFALDAIVFYLFWEFSLVPMLYIIGAWGGPRRIYASVKFFLYTFTGSLVMLVGMLFMAYFYYQATGVWSFAILDWYRLILPETFQLWLFVAFFFGFAIKVPMFPFHTWLPYAHGQAPTIGSVILAAILLKMGTYAFIRFSLPLFPDASVFFMFPIAILAIIMIVYTAMVAYAQEDIKQVVAYSSVSHMGVIILGTFALNVEGISGSIFLMIAHGVVSGALFLLVGVIYDRRHTKMMRDFGGLAHVMPRYATIFGIMLMASVGLPLTINFVGEFLSLLGFYQQSHILTLLAGIAIIVGAIYMLAAYKKMFFGEVTNEKNRNLPDVNKRELIALIPLVIITIWLGIYPKPVLGPISNSVESIVQLMHDKAVTPEAKRRIPDIKSEIIITKTSTKEVH; from the coding sequence ATGTTAGATAATATTTTATCAATTTTAATTTTCTTTCCAGCGTTAGCAGGTATATTTGGTTTTGCAGTTGCAAAAGACAGTATGCGTGCATATGGTACAGCAGTTGCCTTTATAGAGTTTGTTCTTTCTTTAATCCTTTGGTTCTCTTTTGATCCAAGTGTTTCAGGAATGCAATTTATGGAGCATGCACCATTGGTTCCTGCTTTTGGAATTAACTATATTTTAGGTGTAGATGGCATCTCTTTATTTATTGTAGTTTTAGCAGCGTTCTTTACTTTTATAGGTATCGCATCTCTAAGCGATACTAAAAATGTAAAATATCTTATCATAACACTTTTGTTTTTACAGATGACTATGGTTGGTGTTTTTTTCGCTCTAGATGCAATAGTGTTTTACCTATTTTGGGAATTTTCTCTTGTTCCAATGTTATATATCATTGGTGCATGGGGTGGACCAAGAAGAATTTACGCTTCAGTTAAATTTTTCCTATACACTTTTACAGGTTCTTTAGTAATGCTTGTAGGTATGTTGTTTATGGCATATTTTTACTATCAAGCAACAGGTGTTTGGAGTTTTGCAATACTTGATTGGTATAGACTTATCTTGCCTGAAACTTTCCAACTTTGGTTGTTTGTTGCCTTTTTCTTTGGTTTTGCTATCAAAGTGCCTATGTTTCCATTTCACACTTGGTTACCATACGCTCACGGTCAAGCACCAACTATTGGTTCGGTAATACTTGCTGCTATTTTACTGAAAATGGGTACATACGCATTTATCCGTTTTTCATTACCATTGTTCCCAGATGCATCTGTGTTCTTTATGTTCCCAATTGCCATACTTGCAATCATTATGATTGTTTATACTGCTATGGTAGCCTATGCGCAAGAAGATATTAAACAAGTTGTTGCTTACTCTTCTGTTTCACATATGGGTGTTATTATCCTTGGTACTTTTGCATTAAATGTTGAAGGTATCTCAGGTTCAATCTTTTTAATGATTGCTCATGGTGTTGTATCGGGTGCTTTGTTCTTACTTGTTGGTGTTATTTATGACAGAAGACATACTAAGATGATGAGAGATTTCGGTGGTTTAGCGCATGTTATGCCTAGATACGCAACTATCTTTGGAATTATGCTTATGGCATCAGTTGGTCTTCCTCTGACTATAAACTTTGTTGGAGAGTTCTTAAGCCTTTTAGGTTTTTATCAACAGTCACATATCTTAACTCTTTTAGCAGGAATTGCTATTATTGTTGGTGCTATCTATATGTTAGCAGCTTATAAAAAGATGTTTTTTGGTGAAGTTACAAATGAGAAAAATAGAAATTTACCTGATGTAAACAAAAGAGAATTAATTGCTTTAATTCCTTTAGTGATTATCACTATTTGGTTAGGTATATATCCTAAACCAGTTTTAGGACCAATCAGTAACTCGGTAGAGTCTATTGTTCAGCTTATGCATGATAAAGCTGTAACACCAGAAGCAAAAAGAAGAATACCTGATATAAAATCAGAGATAATAATTACGAAAACTTCAACTAAGGAGGTACACTAA
- the miaA gene encoding tRNA (adenosine(37)-N6)-dimethylallyltransferase MiaA — protein sequence MNKEIKQLAIIGPTASGKTDLAIKTAKSIDAYILSIDSLSIYKEIDIVSAKPSKVEMQGIKHFGIDVLNPNEHFGVDILIDIYKEVKELCEKNKKNLIIVGGTSFYLKSLLNGLSILPHMNKKVKEKVTFKLKNLQKTYDDLLKIDPLYMSNINCSDAYRIEKALLIYEASGICASEWFKKNPPKPIIQNLDIYNIEVKRDILRQRIAKRTKQMLRLGLIDEVCLLEKKYTRLPNSMGAIGIVEVLQYLDGYTSKDEMIQNISTHTAQLAKRQDTFNRTQFENITSDSLKELEKLLT from the coding sequence ATGAATAAAGAGATAAAGCAACTTGCAATCATAGGACCAACAGCATCTGGAAAGACAGATTTAGCTATAAAAACTGCAAAAAGTATAGATGCTTATATACTTTCCATAGATTCTCTTAGCATCTACAAAGAGATAGATATAGTTTCTGCAAAACCATCAAAAGTAGAGATGCAAGGCATAAAACACTTTGGTATAGATGTTCTAAATCCAAATGAGCATTTTGGGGTTGACATACTTATAGATATTTATAAAGAGGTTAAAGAACTCTGCGAAAAAAATAAAAAAAACCTTATCATCGTTGGTGGAACATCTTTTTATTTGAAATCACTTTTAAATGGACTTTCAATTCTTCCTCATATGAATAAAAAAGTTAAAGAAAAAGTAACATTCAAACTAAAAAATCTTCAAAAAACTTATGATGACTTATTAAAAATAGACCCTTTATATATGTCAAATATAAACTGCTCAGATGCGTACAGAATTGAAAAAGCTTTACTTATTTATGAAGCTTCTGGCATCTGTGCAAGTGAATGGTTTAAAAAGAATCCACCAAAACCAATCATCCAAAATTTAGATATTTACAATATTGAAGTTAAAAGAGATATTTTAAGACAGCGCATAGCAAAAAGAACTAAGCAGATGCTTCGTCTTGGTCTGATAGATGAAGTTTGCCTCTTAGAGAAGAAATATACAAGACTCCCAAATTCTATGGGAGCTATCGGTATAGTAGAAGTTTTACAATATTTAGACGGTTACACATCAAAAGATGAGATGATTCAAAACATCTCAACTCATACAGCACAACTTGCAAAAAGACAAGATACCTTTAACCGTACTCAGTTTGAAAATATAACATCAGACTCACTTAAAGAACTGGAAAAACTACTTACATGA